The sequence TATCAATCGACTTGAACTCTTGTACTGGTTGTGGAGCATGTATCATTGCTTGTCAGGCAGAAAACAACGTTCCTGTTGTAGGTAAAGAAGAGATCAGAATGTCCAGAGATATGTATTGGTTAAGAATTGACCGTTACTACTCTTCAAGACAAAAAGTGGAAGTATATGAAGGATTAAAAGAAGGAATGGCTGTTCCGGAATTGTACGGAACTGCGTTCGGAGACGGAGGTGCATTGAACCACCCTGCCGATAATCCTGATGTAATCTTCCAGCCGGTAATGTGTCAGCACTGTAACCACGCTCCTTGTGAAACTGTATGTCCGGTTGCGGCTACTTCACACAGTAAGCAAGGTCAAAACCACATGGCTTACAACAGATGTATCGGTACTAGATATTGTGCCAACAACTGTCCTTACAAAGTAAGACGTTTCAACTGGTTTACATACAACCTAAACGATAAGTTCGATTTCAATATGAACAATGATTTAGGAAGAATGGTACTAAACCCTGATGTTGTTGTAAGAACAAGAGGGGTGATGGAGAAATGTTCAATGTGTATCCAAATGACTCAGAATACTATTCTTGAGGCTAAGAAAGAGGGAAGAAAAGTGAAGGATGGAGAATTCCAGACTGCTTGTTCTAAAGCTTGTTCTACCGGAGCAATGACATTTGGAGACATGAATGATAAAGATTCTGCAATTAGAGAGCAATATGCATCTAACAGAAGATATTATTTACTAGAGGAGATCGGAACAAAACCAAACGTGTTCTATCATACTAAAGTAAGAAACAGAGTAGAAAAATAAAGTTTAAATAATAAATAGGTAAAAAATGTCAGGACATTACGAAGCTCCGATAAGGGAACCTCTAATTATTGGTCACAAAACTTATCACGATATTACAGAAGATATCGCACGACCTATCGAAGAAAGAGCAGGCAAATTATGGTGGATCTCATTATATGCAGCCTTAGTTCTATTCATCTATGGATTTGGGTGTATCGCTTATACTATCGGAACAGGTATTGGAGCATGGGGACTTAACAGAACTATTAACTGGGGTTGGGATATCACCAACTTCGTATGGTGGGTAGGTATCGGTCACGCCGGAACACTTATCTCCGCAGTATTATTATTATTTAGACAGAGATGGAGAATGTCTGTAAACAGATCTGCGGAAGCGATGACGATCTTCGCGGTTGTACAGGCAGCAATCTTCCCGGTAATCCACATGGGTAGAGTTTGGGTAGGATATTGGGTATTCCCTTTACCAAACCAGTTCGGTTCTCTTTGGGGGAACTTCAACTCTCCTCTACTTTGGGACGTATTTGCGATCTCTACGTATTTCTCAGTATCAACAGTATTCTGGTTCATGGGATTGATTCCTGACTTTGCAATGATCAGAGACAGAGCAAAAACACCTTGGACTAAGAAAATTTATACATTCCTTGCATTCGGTTGGGGTGGTAAAGCAAAACACTGGCAAAGATTCGAAGAACTTTCTTTGGTTCTTGCAGGTTTAGCAACTCCGCTTGTATTCTCAGTACACACTACCGTATCTTTTGACTTCGCAACTTCGGTTATTAAAGGATGGCACTCTACAATCTACCCTCCTTATTTCGTTGCCGGTGCGATCTTCTCAGGATTTGCAATGGTACAAACACTATTGTTAGTTGCAAGAAAAGTTTGTCACTTAGAAGAATATATTACAATGTATCATATCGAAATCATGAACATCGTAATTATCTTGACTGGTGGTATGGTAACTGTAGCTTATGCAACTGAATATTTCATCGGATGGTACTCAGGATCTAGATTTGAAGATTTTACATATCTTTCTCCGGGTGCTGCTGTTGGACCTTACTGGTGGGCTTTCTGGGCATTGATTACTTGTAACTTGATTATTCCTGCTTCATTCTGGTTCAAGAGACTAAGAACGAACATTATCTGGACATTCATTGTTGCATTAATTATCAACATCGGTATGTGGTTTGAGCGTTTTGATATCATCGTTATCAACCTTTCAAGAGACTACTTACCAGGATCATGGACTATGTTTAAGCCAACGATCATTGATGTGGGTGTATATTTAGGAACTATCGGATTCTTCTCTGTATTATTCTTATTGTACGCAAGAACATTCCCTGTAATTGCACAGGCAGAATTAAAATCGATTTTGAAAATCTCAGGTGAAACTTATAAAGCAAAAGAAGGAGATGAGCACCACTAAAATTGTATACGGACTTTATGCTGACGACGACGATTTAATGAACGGCGTTAAAGCATTCAACGATAAAGGAATCGCAATCAACGAAGTTTATACTCCGTTTCCGGTTCACGGGCTTGACAAAGCTTTAGGGTTAAAGAAAACAAGAATTTCTGATGCCGCTTTCATCTATGCTTGTTATGGAGTAACAATCGGTGCTACTTTAACTTGGTATGTGATGAATCACGACTGGCCTCAAAACATTGGTGGTAAACCAGCTTTCGATTGGGGACACAACATGCCTGCATTCGTAGTACCAATGTTCGAGCTTATGGTATTTTGTGCCGCTCACATGATGTCATTAACTTTCTTGGTAAGAAACAAAATGTATCCCGGAGCTCCTGCACAAAACCCGGATCCGAGAACAACGGATGATAAATTCATGATGGAATTTGTGACTGATGATGTAGAATCTGTAAAACAGTTGCTAATTGAAACTGGAGTTGAAGAAATAACTGTTAAAGATGCTTAAAATGAAAAAGAATGTATTAAAAATTACAGCAATTTTAGGTTTAACAACAGTTTTACTTAATTCTTGCGGACCAAAAGAAAACGTACCTTTAGTATATTTCCCGGATATGTACTTTCCCGTAGCTTACGATCCATTGATGAAAGCTCAGGATGCATATTCAGATCATGAAAACGAAATTCCTGCTTTTGTTAAAAATAATGGAGCAACAGGTCTTACTCCTGTAGAAGGTTCTGTTCCTCAAAACAAAGACGGTATTTTTGAAGAAGGATTACTTCCTAAAAATGTAGACGAATACAACGCAGGCTATGACGCTTCGAAAAATATAACAACTTCCCCTTTGAATCCTGCTAATGCGGAAAAAGATATCGAGAGAGGAAAAATGTTATTCGACAAAACTTGTGCTGCTTGTCACGGAACAGGAGGAGATGGACAGGGACCAATCGTACAGTCAGGAGCTTTCTCCGGTGTACCAAACTATGCTGATAGAGAAATTACTGTAGGATCTGTTCATTATGTATTAACAAACGGTAGAAACG is a genomic window of Chryseobacterium wanjuense containing:
- a CDS encoding DUF3341 domain-containing protein; translation: MSTTKIVYGLYADDDDLMNGVKAFNDKGIAINEVYTPFPVHGLDKALGLKKTRISDAAFIYACYGVTIGATLTWYVMNHDWPQNIGGKPAFDWGHNMPAFVVPMFELMVFCAAHMMSLTFLVRNKMYPGAPAQNPDPRTTDDKFMMEFVTDDVESVKQLLIETGVEEITVKDA
- a CDS encoding c-type cytochrome gives rise to the protein MLKMKKNVLKITAILGLTTVLLNSCGPKENVPLVYFPDMYFPVAYDPLMKAQDAYSDHENEIPAFVKNNGATGLTPVEGSVPQNKDGIFEEGLLPKNVDEYNAGYDASKNITTSPLNPANAEKDIERGKMLFDKTCAACHGTGGDGQGPIVQSGAFSGVPNYADREITVGSVHYVLTNGRNAMGSYAGQLNAGDRWRVAMYVMSAFKKGAAAPAAATAATTEAKPETTTETKK
- the nrfD gene encoding NrfD/PsrC family molybdoenzyme membrane anchor subunit, which produces MSGHYEAPIREPLIIGHKTYHDITEDIARPIEERAGKLWWISLYAALVLFIYGFGCIAYTIGTGIGAWGLNRTINWGWDITNFVWWVGIGHAGTLISAVLLLFRQRWRMSVNRSAEAMTIFAVVQAAIFPVIHMGRVWVGYWVFPLPNQFGSLWGNFNSPLLWDVFAISTYFSVSTVFWFMGLIPDFAMIRDRAKTPWTKKIYTFLAFGWGGKAKHWQRFEELSLVLAGLATPLVFSVHTTVSFDFATSVIKGWHSTIYPPYFVAGAIFSGFAMVQTLLLVARKVCHLEEYITMYHIEIMNIVIILTGGMVTVAYATEYFIGWYSGSRFEDFTYLSPGAAVGPYWWAFWALITCNLIIPASFWFKRLRTNIIWTFIVALIINIGMWFERFDIIVINLSRDYLPGSWTMFKPTIIDVGVYLGTIGFFSVLFLLYARTFPVIAQAELKSILKISGETYKAKEGDEHH